From Paenibacillus graminis:
ACAAAATCTTTCATGTGCATGGCAAGGACGCAACAATCGCCTGGGATATTGTCAAGGAATATGGCATTCATGGACCAAAGCCATATGTATGGCACCGGACACCAGGTTTTGGCGACACGAACTGGACAGATGTAATTACCATTCTGCGCCAGGCCGGTTATAAGGGCACCATCGACATTGAAGGTTGGCATGATCCTGTCTACCGTGATGAATTGGAAATGACCGGTCAAGTCCATGCGCTGAATTATTTGAAGCATTGCCGGGGAGGCAGCTTCATCTCTAATCCAATCTAATAGAAGAAAGAGGTGAACCTTCTATGACAGTACAATATCGTGTAGCTGTCGCCGGCTGTGGAGGCATGGCTAACGAGTGGATCAGCTATGCCGTGGGGCGTCCGGATGCCCGTATTGTCGCACTGGTGGATATCCGGCTGGAGGCGGCAGCGGCCATGGCCGTCAAGCATGGCTTAACTTGCCCGGTTTTTACTGATATAGGACAGGCGATCGAACAGACAGGAGCGAATCTAGTCTTTGATGTAACCATACCGGCCAGCCACTATACGGTTGCCAGCACAGCACTTACACATCAATGCCATGTGTTCAGCGAGAAGCCGCTGGCTGAGACAATGGAGCAATGCAATGCTATAGTTGCTTTAACGGAACGCACCGGCAAGAGCCATGCGGTCATGCAGAACAGGCGGTATGACCCCCGTATCCGCTCTCTGCGCCAACTGATTGAAGACGGAGAGATCGGGAGAATCGGCTACATCGGGGCAAGCTTTTTTCTGGCGCCGCATTTTGGCGGTTTCCGTGATGTGATGGAAAGTCCGCTGCTGCTCGATATGGCCATCCATACCTTTGATCAGGCCCGGTTCATCTGCGGCGCAGACCCCGTTACAGTGTACTGTCAGGAATTCAATCCTCCGGGTTCCTGGTATGCGGGAAATGCTTCGGCGGTCTGCATATTTGAAATGTCGGATGGCTCAGTCTTCTGCTATCAGGGCTCTTGGTGTTCGGAGGGGGCTCCCACTTCGTGGGAAGCTTCCTGGCGGATTCAGGGTGACAAGGGAACTGCGGTCTGGGATGGTACAGGAATGCCATATGCCGAAAAGGTAACCGATCGTAACCCGGACGGTACATTTATCCGTGACTATGAACGTGTTGAAGGCAAGACTGCCGGGCTGAAGGAAACCTTTCATCACGGCTGTCTGGAGGAAATGTTCCAGGCGCTGGCTGATCGCCGCCCCGCAGAAACCGATTGCCGGGACAACCGTTACAGCATGGCTATGGTTTTCGGCGCGCTGGAGAGTGCACGGACGGGAAGAAAGATAGAGCTTGCTGGAGTTATGTCCAGTAGCGATGTGAGTGTATTGGTAAATAGGATACAGCCGTAGGTAAGCTGAAAACCAACCGGTAGAGTATAGAGGCGCTTTGGGCAGGAGGAGATATCTGCTGTTCTTAGCGTTTTTTTGCTGTCTAGGAAACTTAGCGCAGCTAATTAAAAAGGCAGCCCATCAGCAGATCTGCAAATGGGACTGCCTCTTGTGAAAATAGGAGCTGGATTACTTAAAATCCTTTATATTGAGGTTCCTCTTTCTCCAGCTCCGTCACGCGGCTTTCCACTTGATCTACAATTTGCTGGGTTTGCTGG
This genomic window contains:
- a CDS encoding Gfo/Idh/MocA family protein — encoded protein: MTVQYRVAVAGCGGMANEWISYAVGRPDARIVALVDIRLEAAAAMAVKHGLTCPVFTDIGQAIEQTGANLVFDVTIPASHYTVASTALTHQCHVFSEKPLAETMEQCNAIVALTERTGKSHAVMQNRRYDPRIRSLRQLIEDGEIGRIGYIGASFFLAPHFGGFRDVMESPLLLDMAIHTFDQARFICGADPVTVYCQEFNPPGSWYAGNASAVCIFEMSDGSVFCYQGSWCSEGAPTSWEASWRIQGDKGTAVWDGTGMPYAEKVTDRNPDGTFIRDYERVEGKTAGLKETFHHGCLEEMFQALADRRPAETDCRDNRYSMAMVFGALESARTGRKIELAGVMSSSDVSVLVNRIQP